One stretch of Leadbetterella byssophila DSM 17132 DNA includes these proteins:
- a CDS encoding SDR family NAD(P)-dependent oxidoreductase, whose amino-acid sequence MTNFKYRSALITGASSGIGKAFAYELAKKGVNLVITARSENKLSQMAEDLQSKFKIQARYIVADLSDLRSPKFIYQEIKKLGLTIDLLINNAGIGKWTNFLDQSLETYQSMLHLNINSLLSLTHLFLPEMLQNNNGGIVNIASTGALQPCPYIAVYCASKSFVLNFSESLYGEYADRGIVVTCICPGNTDTGFQASANANTAGMKYESPEEVAKQSLDALLRKKNNKIIGFDNVLQSLIPRLLPRKTVINIVKNMMDKKVNG is encoded by the coding sequence ATGACAAATTTCAAATATCGTTCTGCACTCATCACGGGAGCTTCTTCCGGAATTGGCAAAGCCTTCGCCTACGAACTGGCAAAAAAAGGTGTAAATCTGGTGATAACGGCTAGATCTGAAAATAAGCTTTCTCAGATGGCCGAAGATCTCCAATCAAAATTCAAAATTCAGGCCAGGTATATAGTTGCTGATCTCTCAGACCTGCGTTCCCCTAAATTCATCTATCAAGAGATCAAGAAGCTAGGACTTACTATAGATCTACTGATTAATAATGCAGGGATAGGAAAATGGACAAACTTTCTGGATCAATCCCTAGAGACTTATCAATCCATGCTTCACTTGAATATCAACTCCCTGCTATCTTTAACTCACTTGTTTTTACCAGAGATGTTACAGAACAATAATGGCGGGATAGTCAATATTGCCTCCACCGGTGCCTTACAACCCTGCCCGTACATTGCAGTATATTGTGCATCTAAGTCCTTTGTGCTAAACTTTTCTGAGTCCTTGTACGGAGAATATGCTGACAGAGGAATAGTTGTGACATGCATATGCCCAGGAAATACAGACACGGGATTTCAAGCCTCTGCAAATGCAAATACCGCTGGTATGAAGTATGAAAGTCCGGAAGAAGTAGCTAAGCAAAGCCTGGATGCTCTGCTCAGGAAAAAGAATAATAAGATCATAGGTTTTGATAATGTATTGCAGTCGCTTATCCCCCGACTATTACCCCGAAAAACAGTCATCAACATCGTAAAGAACATGATGGATAAGAAGGTGAATGGTTGA
- a CDS encoding Crp/Fnr family transcriptional regulator, producing the protein MISRSNTTSMHEKLIHKVSNLIPLQEGDIQTICRAFKAIQIPKNTLLEEENKRTKYLYYIVDGYVRVYYTKEGEERTTQINCPSGFITSYQSFIANVPAYDNVQTITECTLLRITKPELENLNTQIHQWSIFGEKIYEQALIYNEERTRDMILLSAEERYLKLMRSYPDILQNVPLQYIASYIGIKPESLSRIRRQISS; encoded by the coding sequence ATGATCTCCAGATCAAATACGACTTCCATGCATGAGAAATTGATCCATAAAGTATCCAACTTAATTCCTCTGCAGGAAGGAGATATCCAAACCATATGCCGTGCATTCAAAGCCATTCAGATCCCGAAGAACACCCTACTAGAGGAAGAAAATAAGCGAACCAAGTACTTATACTACATCGTGGATGGATATGTCCGGGTATATTATACTAAGGAGGGAGAAGAGCGGACTACACAGATCAACTGTCCTTCTGGTTTTATTACTTCTTACCAAAGTTTTATCGCGAATGTCCCCGCCTACGATAATGTACAGACCATCACGGAATGTACTTTGTTACGTATCACTAAGCCTGAATTAGAAAATTTGAACACCCAAATCCATCAGTGGAGTATTTTTGGCGAGAAAATCTATGAACAAGCCTTGATCTACAATGAGGAACGAACACGTGACATGATATTGCTCAGTGCTGAAGAACGCTACCTTAAACTCATGAGATCTTACCCTGACATCCTACAAAATGTCCCCTTGCAGTACATCGCTTCTTACATAGGAATCAAACCGGAAAGTCTTAGTAGAATCAGAAGACAAATCTCTTCCTAA
- a CDS encoding SRPBCC family protein, with protein sequence MTPTVETQMLIRKPASLVFQAFVDPSITTHFWFTKSSGPLEVGKTIKWEWEMYGVSCLVKVKEIIPNKRISIEWDEPPTAVDFEFEAMTEESTYVTIRNYGFQQTGDALIEALLNNTGGFTTVLDGLKAYLEHHIELHLIRDKFPKR encoded by the coding sequence ATGACACCTACAGTTGAAACCCAAATGCTTATTAGGAAGCCTGCTTCACTGGTTTTCCAAGCTTTCGTTGACCCTAGCATTACTACTCATTTTTGGTTTACTAAGTCCAGTGGACCTTTGGAAGTAGGAAAGACGATCAAATGGGAATGGGAAATGTACGGGGTTTCTTGCCTAGTAAAAGTAAAAGAAATCATACCTAACAAAAGAATATCTATAGAATGGGATGAACCACCTACTGCTGTAGATTTTGAGTTTGAAGCAATGACGGAAGAAAGCACTTATGTTACCATTAGAAATTACGGATTTCAACAGACAGGAGATGCCTTAATAGAGGCCCTATTAAACAATACGGGTGGTTTTACTACTGTACTAGACGGTCTAAAAGCCTATCTTGAACATCATATTGAACTTCATTTAATTCGGGACAAGTTCCCAAAAAGATAA